A single genomic interval of Candidatus Gracilibacteria bacterium harbors:
- a CDS encoding DedA family protein, translating to MLKRTLSFIAKFLAIILTILTLGIIIISFIKPDWIETGIIWIGELIETLGYWNYLIAFSSACLESLPFIGTAIPGMNIMILVGGFWAKDHFAFTIIAAIIGAMLGNYIGYWIGKYFGKEFIERYGDWFGLGKTEEKILVKQIEKNGFWYIVLGKFHNFTRSFVPFIAGSAGMLERNFWLYNMIGSIIWAASINMLGIFFIDNYKMILDRLGTVMLVFFVGIMLYFYFFKKELLVTYIRDKQSEIDAKVKK from the coding sequence TTGCTTAAAAGAACTCTTTCATTTATCGCGAAATTTCTCGCTATAATACTTACTATTCTCACGCTTGGAATCATCATCATATCATTCATCAAACCTGACTGGATAGAGACGGGAATCATATGGATTGGCGAGTTAATAGAAACTCTCGGATACTGGAATTATCTGATTGCCTTTTCTTCCGCATGTCTCGAATCTCTTCCATTTATCGGAACAGCAATTCCAGGGATGAATATTATGATTCTTGTCTGAGGTTTTTGGGCAAAAGATCATTTCGCATTCACGATTATCGCAGCAATCATCGGCGCTATGCTCGGAAATTATATTGGCTATTGGATCGGGAAATATTTCGGAAAGGAATTCATCGAGAGATACGGTGACTGGTTCGGACTCGGAAAAACAGAAGAGAAAATCCTCGTGAAACAGATCGAGAAAAACGGGTTCTGGTATATCGTACTCGGGAAATTCCACAACTTCACCCGCTCTTTTGTCCCATTCATCGCTGGAAGTGCTGGCATGCTCGAGCGGAATTTTTGGCTCTACAATATGATTGGTTCTATCATCTGGGCTGCGAGCATCAATATGCTCGGAATCTTCTTTATCGATAATTACAAAATGATTCTCGATCGACTCGGAACCGTGATGCTTGTATTTTTTGTAGGAATTATGTTGTATTTCTATTTCTTCAAGAAAGAATTGCTCGTGACCTATATCCGTGACAAACAAAGTGAAATAGACGCAAAAGTGAAAAAATAA